In Balaenoptera ricei isolate mBalRic1 chromosome 4, mBalRic1.hap2, whole genome shotgun sequence, the following are encoded in one genomic region:
- the LOC132365321 gene encoding protein CEBPZOS-like, with product MDPLAKKIFKGGLVAELVDIFGAYILFKKINTSQDFRQTMRKKFPFILEVYYKSIEHSGMYGIREQDQEKWLNSKN from the coding sequence ATGGATCCACTGGCAAAGAAGATCTTTAAAGGAGGTTTAGTAGCTGAACTTGTGGACATTTTTGGagcatatattttgtttaaaaagataaacacaagccAAGATTTCAGGCAAACAATGAGGAAGAAATTCCCCTTCATCTTGGAAGTTTATTACAAATCCATTGAACACTCTGGAATGTACGGAATCAGAGAGCAAGATCAAGAAAAGTGGCTGAACAGCAAAAATTAG